The following proteins come from a genomic window of Brassica napus cultivar Da-Ae unplaced genomic scaffold, Da-Ae ScsIHWf_1262;HRSCAF=1800, whole genome shotgun sequence:
- the LOC106346222 gene encoding amino acid permease 8: MSPSPPLTMKSLDTLHNPSAVESGNAAVKNVDDDGREKRTGTFLTASAHIITAVIGSGVLSLAWALAQLGWVAGTMILVIFAIITYYTSTLLADCYRAPDPITGTRNYTYMGVVRAYLGGKKVQLCGLAQYGNLVGVSIGYTITASISLVAIGRANCFHDKGHGAKCTASNYPYMVAFGGLQILLSQIPNFHKLSFLSIIAAVMSFSYASIGIGLAIAKVASGKVGKTTLTGTVIGVDVSASDKVWKAFQAVGDIAFSYAYTTILIEIQDTLRSSPPENKVMKKASLIGVSTTTVFYLLCGCIGYAAFGNLSPGDFLTDFGFYEPFWLVIFANVCIAVHLVGAYQVYVQPFFQFVESKCNKKWPESNFINKEYSLKIPLLGKFRVNFFRLVWRTNYVILTTFIAMIFPFFNSILGLLGALAFWPLTVYFPVAMHIAQTKVKKYSGRWLALNLLVLVCLIVSALAAVGSIVGLINNVKKYKPFESID; encoded by the exons ATGTCTCCTTCTCCCCCTCTTACAATGAAATCCTTGGACACACTCCACAATCCCTCGGCGGTTGAGTCCGGTAACGCCGCTGTGAAGAACGTCGACGATGATGGTCGAGAGAAGAGAACGGGGACGTTTCTGACGGCGAGTGCGCACATTATCACGGCGGTGATAGGCTCAGGAGTGTTGTCTTTGGCTTGGGCATTAGCACAGCTTGGTTGGGTGGCTGGAACCATGATTTTGGTGATTTTCGCCATCATCACTTACTACACGTCTACTTTGCTCGCCGATTGCTACAGAGCGCCGGACCCCATCACCGGAACACGCAACTACacgtacatgggcgtcgttcgAGCTTACCTTG GTGGTAAAAAGGTGCAGCTATGTGGACTAGCACAGTACGGAAACCTCGTTGGGGTCTCTATTGGTTACACCATCACTGCCTCCATAAGCTTAGT AGCGATTGGGAGAGCAAATTGTTTTCATGACAAGGGACATGGTGCGAAATGTACCGCATCGAATTATCCATACATGGTGGCATTTGGCGGCCTCCAGATTCTTCTAAGTCAGATTCCTAATTTTCACAAGCTATCTTTCCTCTCAATCATTGCCGCGGTTATGTCCTTCTCTTATGCATCTATTGGTATCGGTCTGGCCATCGCCAAAGTGGCAA GTGGGAAGGTTGGTAAGACAACACTGACAGGTACGGTGATAGGAGTGGACGTATCTGCGTCTGATAAAGTGTGGAAAGCGTTTCAAGCGGTTGGGGATATTGCGTTTTCGTACGCTTACACCACTATTCTCATTGAGATACAG GACACATTGAGATCAAGCCCACCAGAGAACAAAGTGATGAAGAAAGCAAGTCTTATTGGAGTCTCAACCACAACTGTTTTCTACCTCTTATGTGGTTGCATTGGGTATGCTGCATTCGGAAACTTATCCCCTGGTGACTTCCTTACCGACTTTGGGTTTTACGAACCTTTCTGGCTCGTCATTTTCGCCAATGTTTGCATTGCTGTCCATTTAGTAGGTGCCTATCAG GTATATGTTCAGCCTTTTTTCCAGTTTGTTGAGAGCAAATGTAACAAAAAGTGGCCTGAAAGCAATTTCATCAACAAAGAATACTCGTTGAAGATACCATTGCTCGGAAAATTTCGTGTCAACTTCTTCAGGCTGGTGTGGAGGACAAACTATGTGATTTTGACAACATTTATTGCAATGATATTCCCCTTCTTCAACTCCATCTTGGGTTTGCTTGGGGCACTTGCGTTCTGGCCGTTAACAGTTTATTTTCCTGTGGCAATGCACATTGCTCAGACAAAGGTTAAGAAGTATTCGGGTAGATGGTTGGCGCTGAACCTCCTCGTGCTGGTTTGCTTGATTGTCTCCGCCCTAGCTGCTGTGGGATCCATTGTTGGCCTAATCAATAATGTCAAGAAATACAAGCCTTTCGAGAGTATAGACTAA
- the LOC106349712 gene encoding uncharacterized protein LOC106349712, producing MDPCPFIRLTINNLALKAPQAAKTSSSVVHPSPSTSFCKIKLKNFPPQTAAIPYIPLEATQFPEIQTLAATFHLSSSDVARLSSRSIFASKPCLKIFIYTGRAGGACGVNPGRHVAEVSVPLDLAGAQGKQCVFHNGWISVGKGAGKESSFHLNVKAEPDPRFVFQFEGEPECSPQVVQIQGSIRQPVFTCKFSCRNTGDRTMRSRSLPPETSVPRSWLNSFGSERERPGKERKGWSITVHDLSGSPVAMASIVTPFVASPGSDRVSRSNPGSWLILRPGDGTWKPWGRLEAWRERGGATDGLGYRFELIPDGSSGAGIVLTESSISSHRGGKFSIELGSSPTAGSVSRTRRRSGGSSGGTSPASSPRGGSGDYGYGLWLGSGYKGFVMSASVEGEGKCSKPCVEVSVQHVSCMEDAAAYVALSAAIDLSMDACRLFNQRMRKELCSESSLG from the exons ATGGATCCTTGTCCTTTCATCCGCCTCACGATCAACAACCTAGCTCTGAAGGCTCCTCAAGCGGCGAAGACGTCGAGCTCCGTCGTGCACCCCTCTCCATCCACCTCTTTCTGCAAAATCAAACTCAAAAACTTCCCGCCGCAGACCGCAGCCATCCCCTACATTCCCTTGGAAGCCACGCAGTTCCCGGAGATCCAAACCCTAGCCGCCACGTTCCACCTCAGCAGCTCCGACGTCGCCCGCTTATCCTCCAGATCCATCTTCGCCTCCAAGCCGTGCCTCAAGATCTTCATCTACACGGGAAGAGCCGGAGGAGCGTGCGGCGTGAATCCCGGCCGTCACGTGGCGGAAGTCTCCGTGCCGCTGGATCTAGCCGGCGCGCAGGGGAAGCAGTGCGTGTTCCATAACGGGTGGATATCGGTGGGGAAAGGGGCGGGGAAAGAGTCGTCGTTTCATCTGAATGTGAAGGCGGAGCCTGATCCTAGGTTCGTGTTTCAGTTCGAGGGGGAGCCTGAGTGTAGTCCTCAGGTGGTTCAGATTCAAGGGAGTATCAGACAACCGGTTTTCACTTGCAAATTTAGTTGTCGGAACACCGGCGATCGTACGATGAGATCGAG ATCGTTGCCGCCGGAGACGAGCGTTCCACGGAGCTGGTTAAACTCGTTCGGGAGCGAGAGAGAACGTCCCGGGAAAGAGCGAAAAGGATGGTCCATAACGGTCCATGATTTGTCAGGTTCTCCAGTGGCTATGGCGTCTATTGTTACCCCCTTCGTGGCATCTCCTGGAAGTGACCGTGTCAGCCGGTCAAACCCCGGTTCTTGGCTCATCCTCCGTCCCGGGGACGGCACGTGGAAGCCGTGGGGGAGACTAGAGGCGTGGAGGGAACGAGGTGGAGCCACCGACGGGCTCGGCTACAGGTTCGAGCTCATCCCAGACGGATCAAGCGGCGCGGGAATCGTGCTCACGGAGTCGAGTATTAGTTCCCACAGAGGTGGCAAGTTCTCGATCGAGCTGGGGTCGTCGCCAACAGCGGGTAGCGTGAGCAGAACGAGAAGACGCAGCGGTGGAAGCAGCGGAGGTACGTCGCCGGCGAGTAGTCCGAGAGGAGGGAGCGGGGACTATGGATACGGGCTGTGGTTGGGGAGTGGGTATAAAGGGTTTGTGATGTCAGCGAGTGTGGAAGGTGAAGGGAAATGTAGTAAGCCGTGTGTGGAGGTTAGTGTGCAGCACGTTAGCTGCATGGAGGATGCAGCTGCTTACGTGGCGCTTTCTGCAGCGATTGATCTGAGTATGGATGCTTGCAGGTTGTTTAATCAGCGGATGAGGAAAGAGCTTTGCAGTGAGTCGTCACTCGgctga
- the LOC125596664 gene encoding ergosterol biosynthetic protein 28 produces MKALGYWLMVVGSLRLAAVWFGFFNIWALRLAVFSQTTMSEVHGRTFGVWTLLTCTLCFLCAFNPENKPLYLATFLSFIYALGHFLTEYLFYHTMTVANLSTVAFFAGTSIVWMLWEWNSLEQPHSKLS; encoded by the exons ATGAAGGCGTTAGGGTATTGGTTAATGGTGGTTGGTTCGCTGAGGTTAGCtgcggtttggttcggtttcttCAACATTTGGGCTCTTCGTCTCGCCGTCTTCTCTCAGACCACCA TGAGTGAAGTACATGGACGTACGTTCGGAGTATGGACACTCTTGACATGCACTCTCTGCTTTCTTTGTGCATTCAACCCCGAAAATAAACCGTTATACTTGGCTACCTTTCTCTCATTCATCTACGCCTTAGGCCATTTCCTGACTGAGTACCTCTTCTACCATACAATGACCGTCGCCAATCTCTCAACCGTGGCCTTCTTCGCAG GCACGTCGATTGTGTGGATGCTCTGGGAGTGGAATTCCCTTGAACAACCGCACTCCAAACTttcttga